One Meles meles chromosome 11, mMelMel3.1 paternal haplotype, whole genome shotgun sequence DNA segment encodes these proteins:
- the ALG2 gene encoding alpha-1,3/1,6-mannosyltransferase ALG2, whose product MAENLGEDEDPGTNPSVLFLHPDLGVGGAERLVLDAALALQARGCSVKVWTAHYDPGHSFADSRELQVHCAGDWLPRSLGWGGRGAAVCAYVRMIFLALYVLFLGDEEFDVVVCDQVSACIPVLKLARRRKKILFYCHFPDLLLTRRDSFLKRLYRAPIDWIEEYTTGMADCILVNSRFTAAVFKETFKSLSHIDPHVLYPSLNVTSFDSAVPEKLHDLVPKGKKYLFLSINRYERKKNLTLALEALGELRGRLTSQDWDKVHLIMAGGYDERVLENVEHYQELKEMVRQSDLGQCVTFLRSFSDTQKIALLHGSTCVLYTPSNEHFGIVPLEAMYMQCPVIAVNSGGPLESVVHGVTGFLCEPNPVHFSEAMEKFIHEPSLKATMGLAGRARVKEKFSSAAFTEQLYQYVTKLLV is encoded by the exons ATGGCGGAGAACCTGGGCGAAGACGAGGATCCTGGTACCAACCCGTCGGTGCTGTTCCTGCACCCGGACCTGGGCGTGGGCGGCGCCGAGCGGCTGGTGCTAGACGCGGCGCTGGCCCTGCAGGCGCGCGGATGTAGCGTCAAGGTCTGGACGGCGCACTACGATCCCGGCCACAGCTTCGCGGACAGCCGCGAGCTGCAGGTGCACTGCGCCGGGGACTGGCTCCCGCGCAGCCTGGGCTGGGGCGGCCGCGGTGCCGCGGTCTGCGCTTACGTGCGCATGATCTTCCTGGCGCTCTACGTGCTGTTCCTCGGCGATGAAGAGTTCGACGTGGTCGTGTGCGACCAG GTGTCTGCCTGCATCCCGGTGCTCAAGCTGGCCAGACGGCGCAAGAAAATCCTGTTTTATTGTCACTTCCCAGATCTGCTTCTCACAAGGAGAGATTCTTTTCTGAAACGCTTGTACAGGGCGCCGATTGACTGGATAGAGGAATACACTACGGGCATGGCGGACTGCATCTTGGTCAACAGCCGGTTTACAGCTGCTGTTTTTAAGGAAACATTCAAGTCCCTGTCTCACATAGACcctcatgtcctctacccatctCTGAATGTCACCAGCTTTGACTCTGCTGTTCCTGAAAAGCTCCATGACCTTGTCCCCAAGGGGAAGAAATACCTGTTCCTCTCCATCAACAgatatgaaaggaagaaaaatctgacTTTGGCACTGGAAGCCCTAGGAGAACTGCGTGGAAGGTTGACATCCCAGGATTGGGACAAGGTTCATCTAATCATGGCCGGTGGTTATGACGAAAGAGTCCTGGAGAATGTGGAACACTATCAGGAATTGAAGGAAATGGTCCGGCAGTCTGACCTTGGACAGTGTGTGACCTTCCTGCGGTCTTTCTCAGACACACAGAAAATCGCACTCCTCCATGGCTCTACCTGTGTGCTTTATACACCGAGCAATGAACACTTCGGCATCGTCCCTTTGGAGGCCATGTACATGCAGTGCCCAGTCATTGCTGTGAATTCGGGTGGGCCCCTGGAGTCCGTCGTCCACGGTGTCACAGGGTTTCTATGTGAGCCTAACCCAGTGCACTTCTCAGAAGCAATGGAAAAGTTCATCCACGAACCTTCCTTAAAAGCCACAATGGGACTGGCTGGGAGAGCCAGGGTAAAGGAAAAGTTCTCCTCTGCAGCTTTTACAGAACAGCTCTACCAGTATGTCACCAAACTGCTGGTATAA